The proteins below come from a single Rhizobium sp. BT04 genomic window:
- a CDS encoding glyoxalase superfamily protein — MRDFRDAKLMAKTLRQALADRDISLTHSETLEIVARQFGLDQWNILSAKIEEAGTSRSVIGIEPPMPIFRIFSVEKAKEFYCGFLGFRLDWEHRFGENFPLYCQVSRDGMALHLSEHSGDASPGAKAFVRVANVRAYHAELAGKDYRYMKPGVEQAPWGLEMTVIDPFSNRIAFCEQT, encoded by the coding sequence ATGCGCGATTTTCGCGATGCCAAGCTCATGGCAAAGACATTGCGGCAGGCCCTCGCCGACCGCGACATTTCGCTCACCCACAGCGAAACGCTCGAAATCGTTGCCCGCCAGTTCGGGCTCGATCAATGGAATATTCTCTCGGCGAAGATAGAGGAGGCGGGCACCTCCCGCTCGGTCATCGGCATCGAGCCGCCGATGCCGATCTTCCGCATCTTCTCGGTCGAAAAGGCCAAGGAATTCTATTGCGGCTTCCTGGGCTTCCGTCTCGATTGGGAGCACCGTTTCGGCGAAAATTTTCCGCTCTATTGCCAGGTCTCGCGTGACGGCATGGCACTGCACCTGAGCGAACATTCCGGCGACGCCAGCCCCGGCGCCAAGGCCTTTGTCCGCGTCGCCAATGTGCGGGCCTACCACGCCGAACTTGCCGGCAAGGACTACCGCTACATGAAGCCCGGCGTCGAGCAAGCGCCGTGGGGGCTGGAGATGACCGTCATCGACCCCTTCAGCAACCGCATCGCCTTCTGCGAGCAGACGTAG
- a CDS encoding GGDEF domain-containing protein: MTLDYNSLLLALGVSTACLAVTLMGSWIVRRAETVLLTATVGLVLVVSGIFVYSAYVNRPETWLGVANFVLFHAGFATIWGAGRQFLTGRPSVPAIVIRALAAMVFSVVPMLSGYDGLAFIADNIAIALLLFATARQYWLARAEAPAPLLGITALYTLTAISFVLCAAVLISDGKLVLGKAPSNWAEDLSLAVCIAGMTGIGALSLALHQWRLAARHRLEAITDPLTGLLNRRALFDEYGTRPMGATTAVIVFDIDHFKSVNDRFGHAAGDRVLKVFAGELAAHCRSGDIAARLGGEEFALVLKEIMPGRAELTAERIRRAFEAREIHIDDEVLTCTVSVGVAPGRSKPQDFDAMLSAADKALYTAKRAGRNRVELAGHLQAVPVEAARTAS, from the coding sequence ATGACGCTTGACTACAACTCCCTTTTGTTGGCGCTCGGCGTTTCCACGGCATGCCTGGCCGTGACGCTGATGGGAAGCTGGATTGTCCGTCGGGCGGAAACGGTGCTGCTGACCGCCACCGTCGGCCTGGTCCTCGTCGTCAGCGGCATTTTCGTCTACAGCGCCTATGTCAATAGGCCGGAGACATGGCTGGGCGTCGCCAATTTCGTGCTGTTTCATGCCGGTTTTGCGACCATATGGGGGGCCGGCCGGCAGTTCCTCACCGGCCGCCCGTCCGTCCCGGCGATCGTGATCCGCGCCCTTGCGGCGATGGTCTTCTCCGTCGTGCCGATGCTATCAGGCTATGACGGCCTGGCCTTCATCGCCGACAATATCGCCATCGCCCTTTTGCTCTTTGCCACCGCCCGGCAGTATTGGCTCGCCCGCGCCGAGGCGCCGGCGCCGCTCCTCGGCATCACCGCGCTTTATACGCTGACGGCGATCTCTTTCGTCCTCTGCGCCGCCGTGCTGATCTCCGATGGCAAGCTGGTGCTCGGCAAGGCTCCCAGCAACTGGGCCGAAGACCTGAGCCTCGCCGTCTGCATCGCCGGCATGACCGGCATCGGCGCGCTATCGCTGGCGCTGCATCAGTGGCGGCTGGCCGCCCGCCATCGTCTGGAGGCGATCACCGATCCGCTGACCGGCCTGCTCAACCGCCGCGCCCTGTTCGACGAGTACGGCACGCGCCCGATGGGCGCGACCACCGCCGTCATCGTCTTCGACATCGATCATTTCAAATCCGTCAACGACCGCTTCGGCCATGCAGCCGGCGATCGTGTGCTCAAGGTCTTCGCCGGCGAACTCGCCGCCCATTGCCGCAGCGGCGACATTGCCGCCCGGCTCGGCGGCGAGGAATTCGCGCTGGTGCTGAAGGAGATCATGCCCGGCCGGGCGGAACTCACGGCCGAGCGCATCCGCCGGGCTTTTGAGGCGCGCGAAATCCATATCGATGACGAAGTGCTGACATGCACGGTCAGCGTCGGCGTCGCGCCCGGCCGCTCGAAGCCGCAGGATTTCGACGCCATGCTAAGCGCCGCCGACAAGGCGCTCTACACTGCCAAGCGCGCCGGCCGCAACCGGGTCGAGCTTGCCGGCCACCTGCAGGCCGTTCCCGTCGAGGCAGCGCGCACCGCGTCTTGA